The following are encoded together in the Robertmurraya sp. FSL R5-0851 genome:
- a CDS encoding M20 family metallo-hydrolase, giving the protein MTLRTLSINKERLEKRIHELAEIGKISDTGVCRLALSTEDKQAVETVKRWMEDAGLKARIDHFGNLIGRLEGKNSNAPILMVGSHIDSQPYGGRFDGVIGVLGALEVIQTMIEKNIVPDTPIEVVAFCDEEGCRFNKGLFGVRGILGKLEEGELARKDKNGVSRREALIEFGCDPTKFKDSQYKEGVIGAFLELHIEQGPILEAKGVPVGIVTGISGPLWLSVEFEGFAGHAGSVPMSMRQDALVGAAKVIVALNELASQDPNAPTVGTVGSLQVFPDSRNIIPEKVTFTVDLRDIDINRRHVLEANLRNQIKEIADTHGLRYTISEDTNSEPRYCSERLMNIMRQQSEVIGLNPIELMSGPFHDSLSMSYVCEYGMIFVRCKDGISHNPKEFSTIEDISLGTELLYHTVINYKG; this is encoded by the coding sequence ATGACACTACGAACACTTTCTATCAATAAAGAGCGACTTGAAAAAAGAATACATGAGCTAGCGGAGATTGGAAAGATTTCCGATACAGGTGTTTGCCGCTTAGCACTCTCTACAGAAGATAAGCAAGCAGTTGAGACAGTTAAAAGGTGGATGGAGGATGCCGGTTTAAAAGCAAGAATTGACCATTTTGGAAACTTAATTGGTAGACTAGAAGGGAAGAATTCTAATGCACCTATATTAATGGTAGGCTCTCACATCGACTCACAGCCTTATGGAGGAAGATTTGATGGAGTAATTGGCGTATTGGGTGCCCTAGAAGTTATCCAAACGATGATAGAAAAAAACATAGTCCCTGATACTCCCATCGAAGTAGTTGCCTTTTGTGATGAGGAAGGATGCCGATTTAACAAAGGTTTATTTGGTGTCAGAGGAATACTTGGCAAGCTAGAAGAGGGAGAGCTTGCGAGGAAGGACAAAAATGGAGTATCAAGAAGAGAAGCACTAATCGAATTCGGCTGTGATCCAACTAAATTTAAGGATTCACAGTATAAGGAAGGGGTGATTGGTGCCTTCTTAGAACTTCACATTGAACAGGGTCCTATTTTAGAAGCAAAGGGGGTTCCTGTTGGAATTGTGACAGGTATATCTGGACCACTTTGGCTTTCTGTTGAGTTCGAAGGTTTTGCCGGTCATGCTGGATCCGTTCCGATGTCCATGCGACAAGACGCGCTAGTTGGTGCTGCGAAAGTAATTGTCGCACTAAACGAGCTGGCTAGCCAGGATCCAAATGCGCCAACCGTCGGAACTGTCGGAAGTCTACAAGTATTCCCAGACTCTCGAAATATAATCCCTGAGAAAGTAACCTTTACTGTCGATTTACGTGATATTGATATTAATCGAAGACATGTGCTTGAAGCTAACCTAAGAAATCAAATCAAAGAAATAGCGGATACTCATGGTTTACGCTATACCATTTCGGAGGATACCAATAGCGAACCAAGGTATTGCTCTGAAAGATTAATGAATATCATGAGGCAACAAAGTGAAGTGATCGGCCTAAATCCAATTGAATTAATGAGTGGTCCTTTTCACGATTCTCTTTCCATGTCATACGTTTGCGAATACGGCATGATTTTTGTGAGATGCAAGGACGGAATCAGCCATAATCCTAAGGAATTTTCAACAATTGAGGATATCTCACTCGGAACCGAGCTCCTCTACCACACCGTCATCAACTACAAAGGGTGA
- a CDS encoding PucR family transcriptional regulator ligand-binding domain-containing protein, with protein sequence MKSYITVGDLLQRKHFEEIEILAGEEGLIRPVKWVHIVEVTNIRKLLRGGEFILSTCALLHDNKELFLSVVEQLIEVHASGLCIELGTYTTHIPNEVIDLCNLHQFPLLIFHNEVPFVEITQDIHSILINRQYQMISELESYTQELNKKLLTFGHTKEILQFTKEYLQIQVVIVFNNQEMQFSPDVKTSEKKKFIQLIHDEINQGADFAPQTITKIPIHILGDTYAELYLLAENRTLTEFDHLILDRTATALAQLLLRQLYVEEKKRIEESEWLTAWLDGEHSEDAIHDYLGYHFPKIKPKGAVVCQFKLESISDFSTLDITYFNLYVRAFFEPQGFTLFSIEKKHTITFIFINERNASTWKVRMKEGIQRLEKSDLRMSKQTTPFVLAIGKFVPQLAHVHESYLTSLETIRIQDRLTVPSQCHFYDDLHIFRLISLLNKHVNLQEIVMEYLEPVLTYDEMYNGKLLETLKTYLACNGSKQETAKRLFIVRQTLYHRIEKLEKLLGDDFLHHEKRLAIEFMILSHEFLLTSQLKKEKGGRQLVPKEGKM encoded by the coding sequence TTGAAATCATATATTACAGTAGGAGATTTATTACAAAGAAAACATTTTGAAGAAATTGAGATTCTCGCAGGTGAAGAGGGACTTATTCGACCAGTCAAGTGGGTACATATTGTAGAGGTAACAAATATTCGCAAGCTTTTGCGTGGAGGAGAATTTATTTTATCCACTTGTGCCTTACTACATGATAACAAGGAGTTATTTTTATCTGTTGTGGAGCAATTAATTGAAGTACATGCTTCCGGATTATGCATTGAACTAGGTACATACACCACGCATATACCAAATGAAGTGATTGATCTTTGTAACCTGCACCAATTTCCCTTACTCATTTTTCACAATGAAGTACCGTTCGTTGAAATCACACAAGATATTCATTCCATCCTTATCAATCGACAATATCAAATGATATCGGAGCTTGAAAGCTACACACAGGAACTAAACAAAAAACTACTTACGTTCGGCCATACAAAGGAAATCCTTCAGTTTACAAAGGAATACTTACAGATTCAAGTAGTGATTGTCTTTAACAATCAAGAAATGCAATTTTCACCAGATGTAAAAACAAGTGAAAAAAAGAAATTTATTCAACTGATTCATGATGAGATTAATCAAGGTGCCGATTTCGCCCCTCAAACGATAACAAAAATCCCCATTCATATTTTAGGAGATACATATGCAGAATTATATCTTCTTGCGGAAAACCGCACTCTTACAGAATTTGATCACTTAATACTCGATCGAACCGCAACCGCACTGGCGCAGCTCCTTTTGAGACAACTATATGTAGAAGAGAAAAAAAGGATTGAGGAATCTGAATGGCTTACAGCTTGGCTCGATGGGGAACATAGCGAAGATGCTATTCATGACTATTTGGGCTATCATTTCCCCAAAATTAAGCCGAAGGGGGCAGTTGTTTGTCAATTTAAGTTAGAATCAATCTCAGACTTTTCCACGCTTGATATTACCTATTTCAATTTATACGTTCGTGCTTTTTTTGAACCTCAAGGATTTACACTCTTTTCCATTGAGAAGAAGCATACGATTACTTTTATCTTCATTAACGAACGAAACGCTTCAACGTGGAAGGTCCGGATGAAGGAAGGGATTCAACGATTAGAAAAATCAGATTTAAGAATGTCTAAGCAAACAACCCCATTTGTACTTGCTATAGGTAAATTTGTCCCACAATTAGCCCATGTTCATGAAAGCTATTTAACCTCCTTAGAAACGATCCGCATCCAAGACCGGTTAACCGTACCTTCTCAATGTCATTTTTATGATGATCTGCATATTTTCCGCCTTATTTCGTTATTAAATAAACATGTTAATCTACAAGAAATTGTCATGGAGTATCTCGAACCCGTTCTAACCTATGACGAGATGTACAATGGAAAGTTATTAGAAACATTAAAAACATATCTAGCCTGTAACGGGTCCAAACAGGAAACCGCTAAGCGCTTATTTATCGTTCGTCAAACGCTCTACCATCGTATTGAAAAATTAGAAAAGCTTCTTGGGGATGATTTTTTACATCATGAAAAAAGGCTTGCCATTGAGTTCATGATTTTGTCTCACGAATTCCTTCTTACTTCCCAGTTGAAGAAAGAGAAAGGAGGACGTCAGTTAGTCCCCAAAGAAGGCAAAATGTAA
- the ald gene encoding alanine dehydrogenase → MKIGVPKEIKSQENRVALTPAGVLQLSTKGHHVFVEKGAGLASGFIDEEYIEAGACIVETAAEAWACEIVIKVKEPIPSEYAYFYEGLILFTYLHLAANFTLTEALIQKKVVAISYETVQLPDRSLPLLTPMSEVAGRMAAQIGATYLEKSKGGKGILLGGVPGVNRGKVTIIGGGVVGTNAAKIAIGLGAKVSILDVSAARLRELDDIFGSSITTLMSNPYTIAQAVADSDLVIGAVLLPGMKAPKLVTEEMVRLMEEGSVIVDVAIDQGGIFETATHVTTHADPTYIKHGVVHYAVGNMPGAVPRTSTIALTNVTVPYIIEIADKGYKIAFAENKSLFKGLNVIDGKVVYEGVAMAHNLPYVSTI, encoded by the coding sequence ATGAAAATCGGAGTACCAAAAGAGATCAAAAGCCAAGAGAACCGCGTTGCTCTTACACCTGCTGGCGTCCTACAATTAAGCACAAAAGGTCATCATGTTTTCGTAGAAAAGGGAGCCGGATTGGCTTCAGGTTTCATTGATGAAGAGTATATAGAAGCGGGAGCGTGTATTGTTGAAACGGCCGCTGAAGCTTGGGCATGCGAAATAGTCATAAAAGTAAAAGAACCCATTCCAAGTGAATATGCTTATTTTTATGAAGGATTAATTTTATTCACCTATTTGCACTTAGCTGCCAATTTTACGTTAACAGAAGCACTCATTCAGAAAAAGGTAGTCGCCATCTCCTATGAAACTGTTCAATTGCCCGATCGCAGTTTGCCATTATTAACACCAATGAGCGAGGTAGCAGGAAGAATGGCTGCTCAAATTGGGGCCACCTATTTAGAAAAAAGTAAGGGTGGAAAAGGGATCCTCCTCGGTGGTGTTCCTGGTGTAAATCGTGGGAAGGTTACGATTATCGGTGGAGGGGTTGTTGGAACCAATGCAGCGAAAATTGCTATTGGTCTTGGTGCGAAGGTATCGATCCTTGATGTTAGTGCAGCAAGATTAAGAGAATTAGACGATATCTTTGGCTCATCTATAACGACACTTATGTCGAATCCATATACGATCGCCCAAGCGGTTGCGGATTCGGACTTAGTAATTGGTGCGGTTCTTCTTCCTGGCATGAAAGCTCCTAAACTAGTAACAGAAGAAATGGTTCGACTCATGGAGGAAGGCTCTGTCATTGTTGATGTGGCCATTGACCAGGGAGGAATTTTTGAAACGGCTACACATGTGACCACCCATGCCGATCCAACCTATATAAAGCATGGTGTCGTCCATTATGCAGTTGGAAATATGCCTGGGGCTGTTCCAAGAACGTCAACCATTGCGCTAACAAATGTCACGGTTCCATATATTATCGAAATAGCTGACAAAGGCTATAAAATAGCATTTGCTGAAAACAAGTCATTATTTAAAGGGTTAAATGTCATTGATGGGAAGGTCGTTTACGAAGGAGTTGCTATGGCACATAATCTTCCGTACGTTTCAACCATTTAA
- a CDS encoding cytosine permease, with the protein MKKSSGYLKSPDLLPISHSDKKIGSLGFSIIWVGMAVVLAAFAIGGSGVQSLPLGWVIVATIIGSVAIGIFMTIIGDIGIEHGLSFPVYMRAPFGTIGTHIPSIVRGVTAACWFGINTYFGATAMNGILNALFQFDNWFICFVLFATVQLVNTALGIKAIERFADLAAPIIIIISAWMYTSLSDKAIEQGRDVWTWVESPVTGGAALTAFMVVVMANMGFWATLAADMPSLSRFIKAPKNERNWFKRNKAQIFGNIIAMPITNTFMVIIGAVSYIAVLNYDPVVALQEAATGFILGILLLMIVLAQWSTNTSANVIPAATIFSNVGGPKVPFWVGVIIAGVIGIVVQPWSLFGVIVPALLVIGGILSAIVGILFTDYYVIRKRRVNVTDLYEADGQFKYMNGVNLAGMISWIIGGAAAYYLSTYSFIVGFLVGAIIYYFLAKYWWFQKYEQAELVDPSDEKYLGISVGRDWDIEAGKESVLVTEPINTQV; encoded by the coding sequence ATGAAAAAAAGTAGTGGTTATTTAAAGTCTCCAGATTTACTTCCCATTTCCCACAGCGATAAGAAAATTGGATCATTAGGTTTTTCAATTATTTGGGTAGGGATGGCAGTCGTTTTAGCAGCATTTGCGATTGGTGGCTCTGGTGTACAGAGTCTTCCTCTTGGCTGGGTAATTGTAGCAACGATCATTGGTTCAGTCGCAATCGGAATCTTTATGACAATAATTGGAGACATCGGAATCGAACATGGATTATCCTTCCCAGTCTATATGAGAGCCCCTTTTGGAACGATCGGTACTCATATCCCTTCCATCGTTCGTGGAGTAACCGCTGCTTGTTGGTTTGGTATTAATACGTATTTTGGTGCAACTGCAATGAACGGAATACTAAATGCACTTTTTCAATTTGATAATTGGTTTATTTGCTTCGTGTTGTTTGCTACCGTTCAACTAGTAAACACCGCCTTAGGAATTAAAGCAATTGAACGGTTCGCTGACCTTGCCGCTCCGATCATCATTATTATCTCTGCCTGGATGTATACATCCCTTTCTGACAAAGCGATTGAGCAAGGAAGAGACGTTTGGACTTGGGTGGAAAGTCCGGTTACTGGTGGTGCTGCCTTAACCGCATTTATGGTTGTTGTTATGGCAAATATGGGCTTTTGGGCAACTCTTGCCGCAGATATGCCTTCCTTATCTCGTTTTATCAAGGCTCCAAAAAACGAAAGAAATTGGTTTAAACGAAACAAAGCTCAAATTTTTGGGAATATCATTGCCATGCCAATTACAAACACGTTTATGGTCATTATCGGTGCAGTGTCCTATATTGCTGTATTAAATTATGATCCGGTCGTTGCTCTACAGGAAGCAGCTACTGGCTTTATTCTAGGTATTCTTCTCCTTATGATCGTTCTAGCACAATGGTCAACCAATACATCTGCAAATGTTATTCCAGCGGCGACGATTTTTTCCAATGTTGGCGGTCCGAAAGTTCCGTTCTGGGTTGGAGTAATCATCGCCGGTGTCATTGGAATTGTTGTTCAGCCATGGAGCTTATTTGGAGTAATTGTTCCAGCTCTACTCGTGATTGGTGGGATTTTATCAGCCATCGTTGGTATTTTATTTACCGATTATTATGTGATTCGTAAAAGAAGAGTAAACGTGACAGACCTATACGAGGCAGATGGGCAATTCAAATATATGAATGGTGTCAATCTTGCTGGAATGATTTCATGGATCATTGGAGGCGCAGCAGCATACTATTTATCAACGTACTCCTTTATTGTTGGATTCTTGGTAGGGGCCATTATTTACTATTTCTTAGCCAAGTATTGGTGGTTTCAAAAATATGAGCAAGCTGAGCTCGTGGATCCTAGCGATGAAAAATACCTCGGTATCTCCGTCGGACGTGACTGGGATATAGAAGCAGGAAAAGAATCTGTTCTTGTCACAGAGCCAATTAACACACAAGTATAA
- a CDS encoding aspartate aminotransferase family protein, protein MAQMKQGEDFLTKDKDFVWHSMKPYNPNGTMIAEKAEGAWVTDHEGNRFLDGMAGLWCVNVGYGRTELADAACEQLKKMAYFPLTQSHTPAIQLAEKLNELLGDEYVIFFSNSGSEANETAFKIARQYHQQMGNHSRYKFISRYRAYHGNTMGSLAATGQAQRKYKYEPLAPGFVHVSPPDSYRSNDQLDSPASELDSVKDIERVMTWELSETIAGVIMEPIITGGGILIPPDNYMMGVKEACEKHGALLIVDEVICGFGRTGKAFGFMNYGVQPDIVTMAKGITSAYLPLSATAVKKEIYEAFKGSEEYEYFRHVNTFGGNPAACALALKNLEIMETEKLFDRSKNLGEQLKERLNTRLLNHPFVGDVRGKGLLIGIELVKDKATKEPLDVGLVNQVIAGCKKKGLIIGKNGATVAGFNNVLTLSPPLSIKEEELDFLFTTVTSELEELVK, encoded by the coding sequence ATGGCTCAAATGAAACAAGGAGAAGATTTTCTAACAAAAGATAAAGACTTTGTATGGCATTCCATGAAACCTTACAATCCAAACGGTACGATGATTGCTGAAAAAGCAGAAGGCGCTTGGGTAACGGATCATGAAGGAAATCGTTTTTTGGATGGAATGGCTGGCCTTTGGTGTGTCAATGTAGGATATGGTCGGACAGAGCTTGCTGATGCTGCGTGTGAGCAGCTAAAGAAAATGGCTTATTTCCCACTCACCCAAAGCCATACCCCTGCGATTCAATTAGCTGAAAAGCTTAATGAACTTTTGGGCGACGAATACGTGATCTTTTTTTCGAACAGCGGTTCAGAAGCGAATGAAACCGCATTTAAAATAGCAAGACAATATCATCAGCAAATGGGGAACCACTCACGATATAAATTCATTTCTCGTTATCGAGCCTACCATGGAAACACAATGGGGTCTCTTGCTGCAACGGGGCAGGCACAGAGAAAGTATAAATATGAACCACTAGCTCCTGGTTTCGTTCATGTGTCACCACCTGATTCTTATCGATCAAATGATCAATTGGACAGTCCAGCCTCAGAACTCGACTCTGTCAAAGATATTGAGCGAGTGATGACATGGGAGCTTAGCGAAACGATTGCTGGAGTTATCATGGAGCCGATCATTACCGGAGGAGGGATACTCATTCCGCCTGATAACTATATGATGGGCGTGAAGGAAGCGTGTGAAAAACACGGAGCACTATTAATTGTTGACGAAGTAATATGTGGATTTGGTCGTACAGGGAAAGCATTCGGCTTCATGAATTATGGAGTGCAGCCTGATATAGTTACGATGGCAAAGGGGATCACAAGCGCCTATCTTCCATTATCAGCAACAGCTGTCAAAAAGGAAATCTATGAAGCTTTTAAAGGTAGTGAAGAATACGAATACTTCCGCCATGTTAATACATTCGGTGGCAATCCGGCTGCTTGTGCTCTTGCATTAAAAAACCTAGAGATCATGGAAACAGAGAAACTATTTGATCGTTCTAAAAATTTAGGAGAACAACTCAAAGAGAGATTAAATACAAGATTACTGAACCATCCGTTCGTAGGGGACGTTCGTGGAAAAGGGTTACTAATAGGAATTGAACTCGTAAAGGATAAAGCTACTAAGGAACCATTAGATGTAGGTTTGGTGAACCAAGTGATTGCTGGCTGTAAGAAAAAAGGACTTATAATTGGGAAGAACGGAGCAACCGTAGCTGGATTTAATAACGTTCTGACCCTATCTCCCCCATTATCCATTAAAGAAGAAGAACTCGACTTCTTATTTACAACCGTCACGTCTGAACTAGAGGAGCTCGTCAAATAA
- a CDS encoding CoA-acylating methylmalonate-semialdehyde dehydrogenase — MTVIKKHTVKLKNYINGEWVESYSSDSLEVLNPATSELIATVPLSSKEDVDQAVKAATIAFQTWKNTPVPKRARILYKYHYLLTENHEKLARLVVKENGKAYKEAYGEVQRGIECVEFAAGAPTLMMGETLSNIAEDIDSEMYRYPLGVIGGITPFNFPMMVPLWMFPLAIACGNTFVLKPSERTPLLASELVELFTQAGAPKGVLNIVHGAHDVVNGLIEHEDVKAISFVGSQPVAKYVYERAAAHGKRVQALSGAKNHHVVMPDANIEKAVSHIISSAFGSAGQRCMACSAVVVVGDGEQFVAALKQKADELLIGNGLNEEVLLTPVIRDSHREKVLQYIDIGVKEGATLVRDGRPEMELHKEGSFLGPTIFDHVSPDMKIAKDEIFAPVLSLLRAKDLDEALSFISKSRYGNGATIYTKDAAAIRQFREEADAGMLGINVGVPATMAFFPFSGWKDSFYGDLHVNGKDGVNFFTKKKMITSRFDY, encoded by the coding sequence ATGACAGTAATCAAAAAGCATACGGTAAAGTTGAAAAACTATATTAACGGAGAATGGGTTGAGTCTTATAGTTCAGATTCATTGGAAGTGCTTAATCCTGCAACCTCAGAGTTGATTGCAACCGTTCCCCTTTCTTCAAAAGAGGACGTTGATCAAGCAGTAAAAGCAGCAACCATTGCATTTCAAACGTGGAAAAACACTCCCGTGCCAAAAAGAGCAAGGATTCTATATAAATACCATTATTTATTAACAGAAAATCATGAAAAGCTCGCCCGGTTAGTCGTAAAAGAAAATGGCAAAGCGTATAAGGAAGCCTATGGAGAGGTTCAACGTGGAATTGAATGCGTCGAGTTTGCCGCGGGCGCTCCTACGCTGATGATGGGTGAAACTTTATCTAATATTGCAGAAGATATTGATTCCGAAATGTATCGCTATCCGTTAGGGGTAATCGGTGGAATTACACCTTTTAACTTCCCAATGATGGTTCCCCTATGGATGTTCCCACTTGCGATCGCCTGTGGAAACACCTTTGTACTAAAACCGTCGGAACGAACGCCTCTTTTAGCAAGTGAACTAGTTGAGCTATTTACTCAAGCCGGAGCTCCCAAAGGAGTGCTCAATATTGTTCATGGTGCACATGATGTCGTAAATGGGCTGATCGAACATGAGGATGTAAAGGCGATTTCCTTCGTTGGGTCACAACCGGTTGCAAAGTATGTATACGAGCGTGCAGCTGCGCATGGAAAAAGAGTGCAGGCATTATCCGGTGCTAAAAACCATCATGTCGTCATGCCTGATGCCAATATTGAAAAAGCAGTTTCACATATCATTAGCTCTGCTTTTGGAAGCGCAGGCCAACGATGTATGGCATGTAGTGCAGTCGTTGTTGTTGGGGATGGAGAACAATTTGTAGCTGCACTTAAACAGAAGGCAGACGAATTACTGATCGGAAATGGGCTGAATGAGGAAGTATTACTAACACCAGTTATCCGTGATTCTCACCGCGAGAAGGTGTTACAGTACATCGATATCGGTGTAAAAGAAGGGGCCACTCTCGTTCGTGACGGGCGACCAGAGATGGAATTGCATAAGGAAGGTAGTTTTCTTGGACCAACGATTTTCGACCATGTTTCTCCTGATATGAAGATAGCAAAAGATGAAATATTTGCCCCAGTTTTAAGCCTATTACGGGCAAAAGATCTAGATGAAGCGTTATCATTTATTAGCAAGTCCCGATACGGTAATGGAGCAACCATTTATACAAAGGATGCAGCTGCTATTCGTCAATTCCGAGAAGAAGCAGACGCTGGCATGCTAGGAATCAATGTTGGTGTACCTGCAACTATGGCCTTTTTCCCATTCTCTGGCTGGAAGGACTCCTTTTATGGCGATTTACATGTAAATGGAAAGGATGGCGTCAATTTCTTTACAAAAAAGAAAATGATTACATCCCGTTTTGACTATTAA